From Methylocystis sp. ATCC 49242, one genomic window encodes:
- the cas2 gene encoding CRISPR-associated endonuclease Cas2: MWLFVFFDLPVGTKVERRNATRFRNFLKDDGFLMLQLSVYARVMRGEEAVEKHLARVTKNLPPKGSVRTLSVTERQYARMKLLIGESTKNEKAAPQQLVLL; the protein is encoded by the coding sequence ATGTGGCTCTTCGTTTTCTTCGATCTGCCGGTCGGCACGAAAGTCGAGCGGCGCAACGCCACGCGGTTTCGCAATTTCCTGAAGGACGACGGCTTCCTGATGCTGCAGCTTTCCGTTTATGCACGTGTCATGCGCGGCGAAGAAGCTGTGGAAAAGCACCTCGCCAGGGTCACGAAGAACCTTCCGCCCAAGGGGAGCGTGCGTACTTTGAGCGTCACCGAGCGCCAATACGCCCGCATGAAGCTCCTGATCGGCGAATCGACAAAAAATGAAAAAGCCGCGCCGCAACAACTCGTCCTGCTGTGA
- a CDS encoding DUF3768 domain-containing protein, with product MPTQTYEDQTDRIRHLNDAFRRQGSVAGKFMMTAGVASLPLGDQAAIMRKVMSFNAFTPENDPYGEHDFGAFEHNRRNLFWKIDYYSLDMVGGSENPADPAQTVRVLTIMFADEY from the coding sequence ATGCCGACCCAAACCTATGAAGACCAGACCGATCGCATTCGCCACCTCAACGACGCCTTCAGGCGCCAAGGGAGCGTTGCTGGCAAATTCATGATGACCGCAGGCGTCGCCAGCCTGCCTTTGGGCGACCAAGCTGCGATCATGCGCAAGGTGATGAGCTTCAATGCCTTCACGCCCGAGAATGACCCGTACGGCGAGCACGATTTTGGGGCGTTCGAGCACAACCGTCGAAACCTCTTCTGGAAAATCGACTACTATTCGCTCGACATGGTGGGCGGCTCGGAGAATCCCGCCGACCCTGCGCAGACCGTTCGTGTCCTCACCATCATGTTTGCGGACGAATATTGA
- the cas1 gene encoding type II CRISPR-associated endonuclease Cas1, which produces MAWKGLHLSRPARLAIADNQIVVAQDDGEVRVALEDVAYVVLDAPHATLTSTLLSACMDAGVVIVSVDQRHTPNGVTLPFHSHHRQAGVAAMQIALGEPFKKRCWQRIIVAKIENQAAHLESLGRDAQALRAMAKLVGSGDPDNVEARAARNYWRALYEDFTRDDARDLRNKMMNYGYAVARAGVARALVAFGLLPAFGVHHASVTNAFNLVDDILEPFRPFVDARASLRAKDREKNSELTIEDRRAMAGVLLADAVVGRETVSLLVASEKAAESLVRAMEGSSAALLRLPAFLAKKGLPP; this is translated from the coding sequence ATGGCGTGGAAAGGATTGCATCTGAGCCGACCGGCGCGGCTCGCTATCGCCGATAATCAAATTGTCGTGGCGCAGGACGACGGCGAGGTGCGCGTGGCGCTGGAAGACGTCGCCTATGTGGTGCTCGACGCGCCCCACGCCACGCTCACCTCCACCTTGCTCTCCGCCTGCATGGACGCGGGCGTCGTCATCGTCAGCGTCGATCAACGCCATACGCCGAACGGGGTGACGCTGCCCTTTCATTCTCACCACCGTCAGGCGGGGGTCGCCGCAATGCAAATCGCGCTCGGCGAGCCCTTCAAGAAACGCTGCTGGCAGCGCATCATCGTCGCCAAGATCGAGAATCAGGCGGCGCATCTCGAAAGTCTCGGCCGCGACGCGCAGGCGTTGCGCGCCATGGCCAAGCTCGTCGGCTCCGGCGACCCCGACAATGTCGAGGCGCGCGCTGCTCGCAACTATTGGCGCGCGCTTTATGAGGATTTCACGCGCGACGATGCTCGCGACTTGCGCAACAAGATGATGAATTACGGCTATGCCGTCGCGCGCGCGGGCGTCGCGCGCGCGCTCGTGGCCTTCGGCCTGTTGCCGGCCTTCGGGGTGCATCACGCGAGCGTGACGAACGCCTTCAATCTCGTCGACGACATTCTTGAGCCTTTCCGCCCCTTCGTCGACGCACGCGCATCGCTGCGTGCGAAAGACCGTGAAAAGAACAGCGAACTGACGATCGAGGATCGCCGCGCCATGGCGGGTGTTCTGCTCGCCGATGCGGTTGTCGGAAGGGAAACGGTGAGCCTGCTTGTCGCGAGCGAAAAGGCGGCGGAGAGTCTCGTTCGGGCGATGGAAGGATCGAGTGCGGCGTTGCTCCGCCTGCCCGCCTTCTTGGCGAAAAAGGGGTTGCCGCCATGA